A stretch of the Argentina anserina chromosome 6, drPotAnse1.1, whole genome shotgun sequence genome encodes the following:
- the LOC126797656 gene encoding serine/threonine-protein phosphatase PP1 — protein sequence MMMMMTMEGMMDNGVLDDIIRRLLEGKGGKQVQLSEAEIRQLCVNARQIFLSQPNLLEVRAPIHICGDIHGQYQDLLKLFEQGGYPPAANYLFLGDYVDRGKQSLETICLLLAYKIKYPDKVFLLRGNHEDAKINRIYGFYDECKRRFNVRLWKIFTDCFNCLPVSALIDGKILCMHGGLSPELENLDQIKELPRPTDIPDNGLLCDLLWSDPDARVDGWAESDRGVSCTFGADIVIDFLDKNDLDLVCRGHQVVEDGYEFFAKRRLVTIFSAPNYGGEFDNAGALMSVDEALLCSFEILKSSADEASSSRLNLKKPPKAGKN from the exons atgatgatgatgatgacaatGGAGGGGATGATGGATAACGGCGTATTGGATGATATTATAAGGAGGCTATTGGAAGGGAAAGGAGGAAAACAAGTGCAGCTTTCAGAGGCAGAGATCCGTCAACTTTGCGTCAACGCCCGCCAAATCTTCCTTTCTCAGCCTAATCTTCTTGAGGTTCGAGCCCCAATTCACATATGCG GTGATATACATGGACAATACCAAGACCTACTGAAACTATTTGAACAGGGGGGTTATCCGCCTGCTGCGAACTACCTCTTTCTCGGAGATTATGTGGATCGAGGCAAGCAAAGCTTGGAGACAATATGTTTACTTCTGGcctacaaaataaaatatccTGACAAAGTCTTCCTTTTAAGAGGGAACCATGAAGATGCAAAGATTAACCGGATATATGGATTCTATGATGAGTGTAAAAGGCGGTTCAACGTTAGGCTTTGGAAAATTTTTACAGACTGCTTTAATTGTTTGCCTGTGTCTGCACTTATTGATGGGAAGATACTTTGTATGCATGGTGGGCTCTCACCAGAGTTAGAAAACTTGGATCAAATAAAGGAACTTCCAAGGCCAACTGACATTCCAGACAATGGTCTTTTATGTGATTTGCTGTGGTCTGATCCTGATGCTAGGGTTGATGGCTGGGCTGAGAGTGATCGCGGTGTTTCCTGTACTTTTGGAGCAGATATAGTTATTGACTTTTTAGACAAGAATGACCTTGATCTCGTTTGTCGGGGTCATcag GTGGTTGAGGATGGCTATGAATTTTTTGCGAAACGAAGATTAGTCACTATATTCTCAGCTCCGAACTATGGAGGGGAGTTCGATAATGCTGGTGCTCTAATGAGTGTTGATGAAGCTCTACTGTGTTCCTTTGAAATACTTAAATCTAGTGCCGATGAGGCCTCAAGTAGTCGTTTAAATCTTAAGAAG CCACCTAAAGCCGGAAAGAACTGA